One window from the genome of Hydra vulgaris chromosome 02, alternate assembly HydraT2T_AEP encodes:
- the LOC105843821 gene encoding caspase-7 isoform X2, with translation MALASDSAISSSFRVFIAKVTDELTVLDLRKLKFLLKENLPAGVIEKINDAYMYMETLENKELITRNNLTFLKQSFSLIGRNDLERKINEFVKNDQLGQPDKSVDVQTNNRELYQSCNDQSKPTGSLSVSPHGLPDSNDKHTIGKKTYECEMTSLVDRSPSDERNKNLIISRDSKPQTIQPKLMKPGEFLPSKSNHMQPSENSLEISVQETRPKDSSLYYTLNRNPVGICHIISNSFNEIVESEDKERLSRRTGTQKDVIELVKAFSWLNFKIDLHYDKDAQSILDIIKAPPLNEEKFDCFVCCILSHGFQDGVYGADGKKLDFSDMQTAICGSSAKWLIGKPKLFFIQACQGNAYEKEVLLADSPGINHGHKTSGGRKSLPENADFCFSVSANPGTVSWRNTKDGSWYIQALCEVLKENAVSESLLDMLTVLNAKLCNKVDEVTGTTVKQMSTIRIMTLTKLLRFKPLRPFREQAFELRDQISQIEEYFNSIKLN, from the exons ctggtgtcatagaaaaaattaatgatgcTTACATGTATATGGAAACCcttgaaaataaagaattaataaCTAGAAACAATTTAACCTTTCTTAAAcaaagttttagtttaattgGAAGAAATGatcttgaaagaaaaataaatgagtttgttaaaaatgatcaaCTTGGGCAACCAGATAAATCAG ttgatgTTCAGACAAACAATAGAGAATTATATCAATCATGTAATGATCAATCAAAGCCTACTGGTAGTTTATCTGTTAGCCCTCACGGGTTGCCAGACTCTAATGATAAACACACTATCGGTAAAAAGACTTATGAGTGTGAAATGACTTCACTAGTTGATAGGAGTCCGTCag atgaAAGAAAcaagaatttaattatttctcgTGATTCTAAACCCCAAACCATTCAACCAAAACTGATGAAACCAGGTGAGTTTCTACCTTCAAAATCTAATCATATGCAACCGTCTGAAAACAGTCTAGAAATATCTGTTCAAGAAACAAGACCTAAAG actctTCATTATATTATACATTGAATAGAAATCCAGTTGGAATCTGTCATATTATAAGCAATAGCTTTAATGAAATTGTTGAATCTGAAGATAAAGAAAGATTGTCGAGGCGCACTGGTACTCAAAAAGATGTGATCGAGCTAGTAAAAGCATTTTCATGGTTGAATTTTAAAATCGATCTTCATTATGATAAAGATGCTCAGAGCATACTAGATATTATTAAAGCACCTCctttaaatgaagaaaagtTTGATTGTTTTGTGTGTTGTATTTTGTCACATGGTTTCCAAGATGGTGTGTATGGGGCTGATGGTAAAAAATTGGATTTTAGCGATATGCAAACTGCTATTTGTGGCAGTTCTGCTAAATGGTTAATTGgtaaaccaaaacttttttttattcaagctTGTCAGGGAAATGCTTATGAAAAGGAAGTTTTACTTGCTGACTCCCCTGGTATTAACCATGGGCATAAAACTTCAGGTGGTCGAAAAAGTTTACCTGAAAATGCCGacttttgtttttctgtttctGCAAATccag gTACTGTATCTTGGCGCAATACGAAAGATGGTTCGTGGTACATTCAAGCACTGTGTGaagtattaaaagaaaatgcTGTCAGTGAGTCACTATTAGACATGTTAACTGTTCTCAACGCTAAGCTATGTAATAAAGTGGACGAAGTTACCGGTACAACAGTAAAGCAAATGTCAACGATACGAATCATGACTTTGACAAAGCTTCTTCGTTTCAAACCACTTAGACCGTTCAGGGAACAAGCTTTTGAGTTAAGAGATCAAATAAGCCAAATTGAAGAATATTTCAATAGTATCAAGCTCAATTAG